One part of the Marinobacter sp. M3C genome encodes these proteins:
- the rplU gene encoding 50S ribosomal protein L21, with protein sequence MYAVIVSGGKQHRVKEGETLKLEKLEVETGSNIEFDRVLLIANGDDVNVGAPVVEGAKVTAEVVSHGRHDKIQIIKFRRRKHSMKRQGHRQWFTEVKITGIQG encoded by the coding sequence ATGTACGCAGTTATTGTTAGCGGTGGCAAACAGCACCGTGTAAAGGAAGGCGAAACTCTGAAGCTGGAGAAGCTGGAAGTAGAAACCGGTAGTAACATTGAATTCGACCGTGTTTTGCTGATCGCCAACGGCGACGATGTTAACGTAGGCGCGCCGGTTGTTGAAGGCGCCAAAGTGACTGCGGAAGTCGTCAGCCACGGTCGTCACGACAAGATCCAGATCATCAAGTTCCGTCGCCGGAAGCATTCTATGAAGCGTCAGGGCCACCGTCAGTGGTTTACTGAAGTAAAGATCACGGGTATCCAGGGCTAA
- a CDS encoding polyprenyl synthetase family protein, whose product MTTQRIYDTVADDFSRVNELIIQRLSSDVPMVEKIAQYIIESGGKRLRPLLVLLASRAAGYNEDNHLKLAAVIEFLHTATLLHDDVVDTSDMRRGRSTANAKWGNAPSVLVGDFLYARAFGMMVELESLPIMKVLSHATAVIAEGEVMQLMNVKNPDLTENQYMQVIHNKTAMLFEASSHSGALLAGASHAHEEALKNYGKHLGLAFQLVDDVLDYRGDAETMGKNVGDDLAEGKTTLPLIYAIANSNDDEKQLIRRAIRKGGLDDLQRVLAIINTTGALDYAMAKAKDQAQQAKDCLQSLPASDHLDALHLLTDIAVARIN is encoded by the coding sequence ATGACAACCCAACGCATCTACGACACCGTAGCAGACGACTTCAGCCGCGTTAACGAACTGATTATTCAGCGTTTGTCATCCGATGTTCCGATGGTCGAAAAAATTGCGCAGTATATTATTGAAAGCGGCGGCAAACGCTTGCGGCCGCTGCTGGTCCTGCTTGCAAGCCGCGCTGCCGGCTACAACGAAGACAATCACCTGAAACTGGCCGCTGTTATCGAATTTTTGCACACCGCCACCCTTCTCCATGACGACGTGGTGGACACCTCCGACATGCGTCGGGGGCGCAGCACTGCCAACGCCAAGTGGGGCAACGCACCCAGTGTGCTGGTGGGCGACTTTCTATACGCCCGCGCCTTTGGAATGATGGTCGAGCTGGAAAGCCTGCCAATCATGAAGGTGCTATCACACGCCACCGCGGTGATAGCCGAAGGCGAAGTGATGCAGTTGATGAATGTGAAGAATCCAGACTTGACCGAAAACCAGTACATGCAGGTGATTCATAACAAAACGGCGATGCTGTTCGAGGCCTCATCGCACTCCGGCGCCTTGCTGGCCGGCGCAAGCCACGCCCATGAAGAAGCACTGAAAAATTATGGCAAGCACCTGGGGCTGGCGTTTCAACTGGTGGACGACGTACTGGACTATCGCGGTGACGCCGAAACCATGGGTAAAAACGTGGGTGATGATCTGGCCGAAGGCAAAACCACATTGCCGCTGATTTATGCAATAGCCAACAGTAACGATGACGAAAAACAGCTGATTCGCCGCGCGATCCGCAAGGGCGGGCTAGACGATCTGCAACGGGTGCTGGCGATTATAAACACCACCGGCGCGCTGGATTACGCCATGGCTAAAGCCAAAGATCAGGCGCAGCAGGCCAAGGACTGCTTGCAAAGTCTACCCGCTAGCGATCACCTGGACGCGCTCCACC
- the rpmA gene encoding 50S ribosomal protein L27 — MAHKKAAGSTRNGRDSESKRLGVKRYGGESVSAGSIIVRQRGTRFHPGTNVGLGKDHTLFAKAEGQVKFEVKGPKNRKYVSIVSAA; from the coding sequence ATGGCTCATAAAAAAGCAGCAGGTAGTACCCGTAACGGTCGCGATTCCGAGTCGAAACGACTTGGTGTGAAGCGCTACGGCGGCGAAAGTGTATCCGCAGGCAGCATTATTGTTCGTCAGCGTGGCACGCGTTTTCACCCAGGCACCAACGTTGGGCTGGGCAAGGATCACACCTTGTTCGCCAAAGCCGAAGGCCAGGTGAAGTTTGAAGTAAAAGGCCCTAAGAACCGCAAATATGTAAGCATCGTTTCAGCTGCATAA